A stretch of the bacterium BMS3Abin02 genome encodes the following:
- the ftsX gene encoding cell division protein FtsX, whose product MRRFLFLIREAFSSLRRNLLVMTASVVAVFISLTLVFGALVLSELVKVNTARWQQGVHVIVFLKDDVPVQSQLALQSEIQGWDEVKETSFCDKQCAYAEFKEMFAEQPALLENVDPSILPPSIRIKLVNIDTYKDITFRLIDNPAVRKVVTAGDRFDQLSSVTKALNWLGIGLALLLGVASIVMIANTIRMAVYARRDEVAVMRLVGASSWFIRIPFLLEGMIQGLIGAALAVGAIWMAQSFVASRIPSTFLIRLSVGNDFLIKWSIAILAFGAIAGVLGSATGVRRFLKV is encoded by the coding sequence ATGCGACGGTTCCTGTTCCTCATTCGCGAAGCGTTTTCCAGTCTGCGACGCAATCTGCTCGTCATGACTGCCTCCGTTGTCGCGGTGTTCATCAGCCTCACGCTGGTGTTCGGAGCCCTCGTACTCAGCGAACTCGTCAAGGTGAACACGGCTCGATGGCAGCAGGGCGTCCACGTGATCGTGTTCCTCAAGGACGACGTGCCCGTCCAGTCCCAGCTGGCCCTGCAGTCGGAGATCCAAGGTTGGGACGAGGTGAAGGAGACGTCCTTCTGCGACAAGCAGTGTGCCTATGCGGAATTCAAAGAGATGTTCGCCGAGCAGCCTGCCCTTCTCGAGAATGTCGACCCTTCGATCCTGCCGCCATCGATCCGGATCAAGCTCGTGAACATCGACACATACAAGGACATCACGTTCCGGCTGATCGACAACCCTGCGGTCCGCAAAGTCGTGACTGCCGGGGATCGGTTCGACCAACTTTCTTCGGTCACCAAGGCACTCAACTGGCTGGGGATCGGCCTGGCCCTTCTACTCGGTGTCGCGTCGATCGTGATGATCGCGAATACCATCCGGATGGCGGTCTATGCTCGACGCGACGAGGTGGCGGTCATGCGACTCGTCGGTGCTTCGAGTTGGTTCATTCGTATCCCGTTCCTTCTCGAAGGCATGATCCAGGGTCTGATCGGCGCAGCACTCGCCGTGGGTGCGATATGGATGGCGCAGAGCTTCGTCGCCAGTCGCATCCCCAGCACTTTCCTGATCCGGCTATCGGTCGGCAACGATTTCCTCATCAAGTGGAGCATTGCGATTCTGGCGTTTGGCGCGATCGCGGGCGTCCTGGGCAGCGCGACCGGCGTGCGCCGTTTCCTGAAGGTGTGA
- the ftsE gene encoding cell division ATP-binding protein FtsE — MILLEGVTKVFEGGTVALRDIDLDIKKGEFLFVVGPSGSGKTTLISLVLRELRVTRGKIWVAGKDITKMPTWKVPHLRRSVGTVFQDYKLLPSRTVAENVGFALEVLGRPRSVIDRQVQQVLELVGLQTKGDRYPRQLSGGEQQRVSVARAFVNRPPILLADEPTGNLDPATSVGIMRVLDRVNRTGTTVVMATHDHAIVDAMRRRVVQLERGKIIRDETRGTYESINRVGDS, encoded by the coding sequence ATGATTCTTCTCGAAGGTGTGACGAAGGTGTTCGAGGGAGGCACCGTCGCGCTACGCGACATCGACCTCGACATCAAGAAGGGCGAGTTCCTCTTCGTTGTCGGCCCGTCGGGTTCCGGCAAAACGACGCTCATCAGCCTGGTGCTGCGTGAGCTGCGGGTGACGCGGGGCAAGATATGGGTGGCGGGCAAGGACATCACCAAGATGCCCACGTGGAAGGTCCCCCATCTGCGCCGTTCGGTGGGGACGGTGTTCCAGGACTACAAACTGCTGCCGAGCCGAACCGTCGCCGAGAACGTGGGGTTCGCGCTCGAGGTGCTCGGTCGGCCCCGCTCGGTCATCGACCGCCAGGTGCAGCAGGTGCTCGAGCTGGTGGGACTCCAGACCAAAGGTGACCGCTACCCGCGTCAGCTCTCCGGTGGCGAGCAGCAGCGCGTCTCGGTTGCCCGGGCGTTCGTGAACCGACCACCGATCCTGCTTGCAGACGAGCCGACCGGCAACCTCGATCCGGCAACGTCGGTGGGCATCATGCGGGTGTTGGACCGTGTGAACCGTACGGGAACGACGGTGGTCATGGCGACGCATGATCATGCGATCGTTGACGCGATGCGTCGCAGAGTCGTCCAGTTGGAACGCGGCAAGATCATCCGTGACGAGACCCGTGGCACCTACGAGAGTATCAACAGAGTCGGTGATTCCTGA
- the prfB gene encoding peptide chain release factor 2, whose amino-acid sequence MPGGSFDLDAKAAQLPKLREMAASPDLWSDATRAAEINRTLARYEGLIAHVDRLEGALDDAEVMLELAGEEDDAAAAREAVDGLVAAEQDLQKLETESLYFGVHDEARAIFSVHAGAGGVDAQDWAEMLLRMYLRYLEHKGLNVEIDEITPGDEAGIKSATLTVDGEHAYAILEGERGVHRLVRISPFDAARRRHTSFAGVDVIPEVEEEEIEINQDDLRIETYRSQGAGGQHVNVTDSAVRITHLPTGTVVTCQNERSQLQNRARAMAILKARLAELARQERAKELDEIRGDQEAAAWGRQLRSYVLQPYQMVKDLRTGTEVGNVQGVLDGDLDQFVDAYLHWRREKQEQEAQ is encoded by the coding sequence ATGCCCGGAGGTTCCTTTGACCTCGATGCCAAGGCAGCGCAGCTTCCGAAGCTGAGAGAAATGGCGGCCTCTCCGGACCTGTGGTCCGATGCAACCCGGGCCGCGGAGATCAACAGGACCCTGGCTCGTTACGAAGGCCTCATTGCACACGTCGACCGCCTGGAAGGCGCCCTCGACGACGCAGAGGTGATGCTGGAGCTGGCAGGCGAGGAGGACGACGCGGCGGCAGCGCGTGAGGCCGTCGATGGTCTGGTGGCCGCCGAACAGGATCTTCAGAAGCTCGAGACCGAGTCGCTGTATTTCGGCGTGCACGACGAAGCACGCGCGATCTTCAGCGTGCATGCCGGCGCGGGCGGTGTCGACGCCCAGGACTGGGCGGAGATGTTGCTGCGGATGTATCTGCGGTATCTCGAGCACAAAGGTCTGAACGTGGAGATCGACGAGATCACCCCTGGGGACGAGGCGGGCATCAAGTCGGCGACGCTGACCGTGGACGGTGAGCACGCCTACGCGATCCTCGAGGGGGAGCGCGGTGTGCATCGCCTTGTCAGGATCAGCCCATTCGACGCAGCCCGGCGACGCCACACGTCGTTCGCGGGAGTCGATGTCATCCCGGAAGTGGAGGAAGAAGAGATCGAGATCAACCAGGACGATCTGAGAATCGAGACGTACCGTTCTCAAGGAGCCGGAGGGCAGCACGTCAACGTCACCGATTCGGCCGTGCGGATCACACACCTTCCCACCGGTACCGTCGTGACGTGCCAGAACGAGCGTTCCCAGCTTCAGAACCGAGCTCGCGCCATGGCCATCCTGAAGGCCCGACTCGCGGAGCTCGCCAGGCAGGAGCGAGCCAAGGAACTCGACGAGATCCGTGGCGACCAGGAGGCTGCGGCATGGGGTCGCCAGCTGCGCTCCTACGTCCTGCAGCCGTACCAGATGGTGAAGGACCTTCGTACCGGCACCGAGGTCGGTAACGTGCAGGGGGTCCTCGACGGCGACCTCGACCAGTTCGTGGACGCCTACCTCCACTGGCGGCGTGAGAAGCAGGAGCAAGAAGCCCAATGA